The following is a genomic window from Candidatus Poribacteria bacterium.
GCGCTGACCATCGCTCAATTCAAACCACGGCGCCGGTGATTTCTCGGCTACGATAGGTAATTCACGCCCGTTGACAAGGGTCAAGGTGTTGCGCACCAACTGCGTACCCTTTCGTGGGTTCATCCGGACATCATAAAAGGTAAAATCTCCTGATTCAATGCGGAAGAGCGCTATATCCGCCAATGCACCCGCTTTGAGCGTCCCGATTTCGTCTTGCAGCCCCATTACTTGGGCGGGCCGTTCGGTTGACGCCTGTATCACCTCTGCAAAACTCATCCCCAACGCCATAAACTTGCTCAAGCAGGTCGGCATGTCAAACATAGGACCGCCAATACTGTTTTGGTGGATATCGGACGAAATGACATCCGGCTTATGGCCCACACTCATCAGCGCTTCTGCGGTTTCAAAGGAGAAAGAACCCGCTCCATGACCGATGTCCATAACGACACCACTGTCCCAAGCTTGTTTTGCTTCATCGCGCAGCTTGCCTGAATCGTCGATGATGCGCATGTCTCCGCCGGTAAAGCAGTGGGTCAGTATGTCGTTGGGTTTCATATGCTTCAGGACATCAACAATCCCCGGTGGTCCACCGCCGATATGAACCATCAGTGGGAGTTCGCAGCGATCTGCTGCCTCCCGTGCGTATGTCAGTGGAACGACTGTGCCGCCAGTTTGACCTTGATCTATACGTGCTTTTACGCCCAACGCTATATCCCGGTTCAGATTTATCATTTTGCAGCAGAGATCGATATCGCAGTAATCCAAGTTGGTGAGTTCTCCGGACCGCGTTGTCAAGCCGATTGATGAAATATTGATTAACGCATAAATGCGTGCTTGAGCGGGCGTAACGATGTACTCGCGGAAACCGGGGAAGTTGTACCCGCCCGAAGATCCCACATCGAGCCAAGTGGTTACACCGCTGCGCGCCGCCACCGTATCTGCATGGACACCGTAATAGCCAATACCGTAGAAGATATGGGTATGGAGATCGACCAACCCCGGCGTTACATATTGACCGCTAGCATCAATAACCTGAACAGCAGATTCTGCGGGAATATTGGCATCAACGGCTGCAATACGATTGCGCTTAACCGCAACATCAAACTTGCCACTGTGACCACCACCTGGATCTACAACATCACCACCTCTGATTAACAAGTCAAACTGCATGAATCACCTCGTATCAAGTTGTTCATTGGCTCATTTATTCATTGGTTCATTAACCAACCAATTAACTAACGAAATGCGTTTAGACAGCAGTGTCAGTCTCCCTCTAGGATACCTGGAACTTCTTGAACTTTGTCTGAAACACTGGTCTGTCAAGAACTTCCCTGTTAACTAATTCTTCGGGAATTTCACCCCGGAGAATTTGCACTGCCTGTCGGAGTTTACCGCTCCAAGCAAGTTTGTAGTATTCATCGGTATGACACAGTGAGTGGGGGGATACTACCACATTGTCCATACCGAGAATCGGATTGTCAGGATCGACGGGTTCCTGCTCGAAAACATCAATTCCTGCTCCTCGAATCCAGCCCTCCTGCAATGCTTGAATCAGTGCTGCTTCATCAACTACAGGTCCCCGTGAGGTACTTATCAGATAAGCAGTTGATTTCATCTTGCGCAACTCGCGCTCTCCAACGAGATGTCGCGTTTCCTCGTTCAATGGCACACTGATACTCACGAAGTCCGACTCTGCTAGCAGCGTGTCCATGTCCACTAATTGCACGCCCACATCGTCTACATCCGCCTGCTTTATGTAGGGATCGCAGCCCAGATGACGCATGCCAAACGGCTGTGCCAATACAAACACCTCATGACCGATGTTGCCGACGCCGATGGATCCGAGCGTTTTGCCCATTAAACCTTCACCGCGATAGTCATTCTGCTCTGACCAGCGTCCCTGACGGGTGATTTTGTCCTTTGCCATCAATCTCATCGCAAGCGCTAAGATGAAGGTTATGATGGTGCAAGCCATAGGACGGCGGACGGCATCGGGCGCAAAGCAGAACAGAACTCCCGCGTCGGTTAACGCCTT
Proteins encoded in this region:
- a CDS encoding dehydrogenase, which gives rise to KALTDAGVLFCFAPDAVRRPMACTIITFILALAMRLMAKDKITRQGRWSEQNDYRGEGLMGKTLGSIGVGNIGHEVFVLAQPFGMRHLGCDPYIKQADVDDVGVQLVDMDTLLAESDFVSISVPLNEETRHLVGERELRKMKSTAYLISTSRGPVVDEAALIQALQEGWIRGAGIDVFEQEPVDPDNPILGMDNVVVSPHSLCHTDEYYKLAWSGKLRQAVQILRGEIPEELVNREVLDRPVFQTKFKKFQVS
- a CDS encoding amidohydrolase/deacetylase family metallohydrolase; this translates as MQFDLLIRGGDVVDPGGGHSGKFDVAVKRNRIAAVDANIPAESAVQVIDASGQYVTPGLVDLHTHIFYGIGYYGVHADTVAARSGVTTWLDVGSSGGYNFPGFREYIVTPAQARIYALINISSIGLTTRSGELTNLDYCDIDLCCKMINLNRDIALGVKARIDQGQTGGTVVPLTYAREAADRCELPLMVHIGGGPPGIVDVLKHMKPNDILTHCFTGGDMRIIDDSGKLRDEAKQAWDSGVVMDIGHGAGSFSFETAEALMSVGHKPDVISSDIHQNSIGGPMFDMPTCLSKFMALGMSFAEVIQASTERPAQVMGLQDEIGTLKAGALADIALFRIESGDFTFYDVRMNPRKGTQLVRNTLTLVNGRELPIVAEKSPAPWFELSDGQRQLIERNHTPEAFDPKLGQ